GCAGTTATAGGATCATCCCCCCACCCATTTGCGGCATTTGCCGGATGGGTGATCTCTAGACTAAAGCAGTCAACATTTGTTCTGGAGCTCCGGGACCTGTGGCCCCAAGCGCTCATAGACATGGGTGGAATGTCTGAGACAAGTGCTCAAGCGAGATTGCTTCGGTTATTAGAGCGTTTCTTGTATAAAAGCGCCACCTGCATAGTAGTCTTAGCATCTGGTTCACGTGATTATCTAGTTAAGCATGGGGTGCCGTCCGAAAGAATTGTCTATATTCCCAATGGAGTGCACCTAAAGAACTTTGCATTGGGTAGTGGGGATGCGACAGTTGGTTCAACCGTTCCTAAACTTAAAGATAAATTCGGTTTCCACCGTTTCACCGTCATCTACACAGGTGCTCATGGTCCTGCAAACGCTTTGGAGACTGTGCTACGGGCTGCTGACCTTCTTCGCTCGAGGCGCGAGATCGAATTTGTGCTGGTGGGAGATGGGCCGAGCAAAGATGTGTTAATTGAGGAGGCAGCTAGATCTAAACTTGATAACGTGCGGTTCATAGACCCGGTACCAAAGGCAGAGATTCCTGAGCTCCTTGCAGCATCCGATGCAGCGCTGATCACTCTCCGCGCAGCAAATGCCTTTTCCTATGCTGTGAGCCCCAACAAGCTCTTTGACTACATG
The Clostridia bacterium genome window above contains:
- a CDS encoding glycosyltransferase family 4 protein, whose product is MLKNDIRSNDQSSNRPEIWIVNQYAITPDLPGGTRHYDFGCELVKKGYRVCIFASDVNLALRRHTKLSANELWREEQVNGVRFVWVRAATYEKNNWRRIWNMLSFAFNTCRVAIKFVRSKPQAVIGSSPHPFAAFAGWVISRLKQSTFVLELRDLWPQALIDMGGMSETSAQARLLRLLERFLYKSATCIVVLASGSRDYLVKHGVPSERIVYIPNGVHLKNFALGSGDATVGSTVPKLKDKFGFHRFTVIYTGAHGPANALETVLRAADLLRSRREIEFVLVGDGPSKDVLIEEAARSKLDNVRFIDPVPKAEIPELLAASDAALITLRAANAFSYAVSPNKLFDYMAVSRPIICAVPGDMARLVTDNGIGIAVEPENPAALARAVEQIFGLSDEERAAMGRRGRELVEREFSRERLAERLVTSLTAFSRR